Below is a genomic region from Triticum dicoccoides isolate Atlit2015 ecotype Zavitan unplaced genomic scaffold, WEW_v2.0 scaffold151591, whole genome shotgun sequence.
CACACAGATTACACAACGGATGGTAAAAAAACCATTGGTGTAATAGTACGAGTACTAGATAAGAAAATAGAGCGGCGCACATATTAACCTGCCATTTTCATCGCGCAGTTATATACATGCACAGCACAAATTGAACGGTTTCTGTGGCTACAATCAATTTGAAAATAATGTGAGGGAATTTATTCAGCAAACCATCTCATAAAGCCGTGGTCATATAGTAGCTAAAAATGAATGTCAAATGAATTAATTATTGCTAGGAAACTGAAGGTGGACCTGTATTTGTGCACACAGACAGACAAAAACTGTATCAGCTAATTTCGTCAATCACTTGCTTCTGCAGTTGTTTCAGTTCGCCAAGAACCACCGTGGCCTCTACCAGAACAGCATTCCATCGGCCAGAAGTTTCTACAGTAGCAGCGGCGACGAGGTAGGAAGCACATCACTAATTAATGTCACAATAATGAACAGAAAAAATAGCAGTATTGTAAAGCAAATACTGAAACTTGTTTGGAACAGGACGAGCTGCTGTGGGCAGCTGTCTGGCTCTACATCGCCACCGGCCACCAGGAGTACAAGGCCTACATCGCCGGCGCCAACAACGTCGGCGGGGTGCGGCAGTCGTTGGGCTGGGACGACAAGTTCGTCGGAGCCCAGGCACTGGTCGCCAAGGTAAATGTACCAGATGATCTTAGTAGGTTTGATGAAGCCACAACAATTTTTAGCTTCAGTAACTGATGACTATGCCGGCCATACTGCAGCTCATCCTCCAAGGGAAGCTGCCCAACAACGGCCGCCACGCCGAGATGAGGAGCAACGTGGAGAGCTTCCTCTGCAACGTCCTTCATCACGGTGACGGCCGCAGCGGGCGGCTCACCCCGGGCGGCATGCTCTACCTGCAGCCCTGGTCTAACCTGCAGGACGTCACGACGGCGATGTTCGTCCTCATCACGCACACCGAccacctggcggcggcgagggcttCCCTGCAGTGCGGCGGCGTGAGGCTGCCACCGGCGCAGCTCGTCTCGTTCGCACGGTCACAGGTGGACTACATCCTTGGCAAGAACCCAATGAAGATGAGCTACATGGTTGGGGTTGGAAAGAGGTACCCGTTGCAGCCGCACCACCGCGGCGCGTCGCTGCCATCCATTAGGAAATACCCGGGGAAGATCTCCTGCGGCAAGGGAGCCGAGTACTTCCACAGGTCTGCGCCCAACTTGAATGTGATTGACGGCGCCATCGTCGGAGGGCCTGACAACAACGACCATTACGACGATTCTCGGGGAAATTACCAGCAAGGCGAGCCATCGACATACACTGTCGCGCCCATCGTCGGAGTTATTCCTAGGCTTCTGCATAACTGATGTTCCTGTTTTCAGTCAAGAGATGTGCAATGTCAATGCCATCCTTGTAATTTTCTTATACCGACAACAACACAGGCATTGTTTCCTTCCAGACTTTGAAAAGAACTTCAACATCACCATAGTCCAACTTGACATTTCATTCCCTTCCAAATTTGTAAGAAACTTCAACATGTAGATCTCATCATATTGGCAAGAGTTCTTGTTTACACTAAGGGGTAGAGGCTTCAAGAGCAGGTAGACATTCCCTTATCACCTCTGCAGCTTGCTCCAGCTCCTTCTCCGACACGATGAGCGCAGGCATAAGCCTCACCACATTGCCTTTCCCGGACGTTAGCAAAAAGACACCAGCATCCAAGCACGCATCCACTAAAGGACCAGCTGGTATGTCGAGCTCGATGCCAATGATGAGACCGGCCCCACGGATCTCTTTGACATGAGGGTTTCCACTCAGCTTAGTTTTGAGCAGCTGCTTGAACTTTTTTTGAGTGAAAGAGGATTTCCCTTCCGATTTCCATTAAAGAAACCAGCATAACGAGTGCATTTTAAGGACCGAGTTCCAACACAAACATAAAGCTACGATCTAACAGCGGCCACAGTTAGACAGGAAGCCTTAAGCTATTACATCCAAAAGACAGCCATCTAACACATAAACCAACGACTAGGCGGAACCAGGCGTCCTCCATCGTCATTCATCACCATCACTGCACCAGACGCTTCACACAAAAGCGCCATCCTTGAGCAGCCCTGTAAATTTCACTTGCCACCTGCTCTATGAGTCTTGCTCCTAGCATCAACATTTTTTCTTCTGGGTCCTTTTTCTGCAAAATAGCCCAGTCTGTGATCCGGCTGCACATCATTTTAATGATGCAAATTG
It encodes:
- the LOC119344056 gene encoding endoglucanase 14-like, with product QTKTVSANFVNHLLLQLFQFAKNHRGLYQNSIPSARSFYSSSGDEDELLWAAVWLYIATGHQEYKAYIAGANNVGGVRQSLGWDDKFVGAQALVAKLILQGKLPNNGRHAEMRSNVESFLCNVLHHGDGRSGRLTPGGMLYLQPWSNLQDVTTAMFVLITHTDHLAAARASLQCGGVRLPPAQLVSFARSQVDYILGKNPMKMSYMVGVGKRYPLQPHHRGASLPSIRKYPGKISCGKGAEYFHRSAPNLNVIDGAIVGGPDNNDHYDDSRGNYQQGEPSTYTVAPIVGVIPRLLHN